One Pyrus communis chromosome 4, drPyrComm1.1, whole genome shotgun sequence genomic region harbors:
- the LOC137730843 gene encoding DELLA protein GAIP-B-like has product MKGEHQTHQLNQYPPPQHPDPSMASTSTGGGFGKAKMWEDESHRIDGGMDELLAVLGYKVRSSDMAEVAQKLEQLEEFMGCAQEDGLSQLASDTVHYNPADLSTWLESMISEINLPPPNFDPLMGGAVAGMQPNQQQVQLVDDPFLARGESSITTVDFPDQRKSKSISTSPPQTVFEDCNSSSSYYDFKSIPGNAVFTQTRLDSPSREPKRLKSSSGSSPSELLFNRPAASSLPQPQQPISLPATAESSPTRPALIVDSQENGVRLVHGLMACAEAVQQNNFNLAKALVTQIGYLAGSQAGAMRKVATFFAEALAQRIFQVYPQSPIDHSFSDMLQMHFYETCPNLKFAHFTANQAILESLQGKTRVHVIDFSMNQGMQWPALMQALALRPGGPPAFRLTGIGPPASDNSDHLQEVGWKLAQLAETIHVEFEYRGFVANSLADLDASMLELRPSEVESVAVNSVFELHKLLARPGAIEKVLSVVKQMKPEIVTVVEQEANHNGPVFMDRFNESLHYYSTLFDSLEGSANSRDKVMSEVYLGKQICNVVACEGVDRVERHETLTQWRARFGSADFVPVHLGSNAFKQASMLLALFAGGDGYRVEENDGCMMLAWHTRPLIATSAWKPAYNSVMAH; this is encoded by the coding sequence ATGAAAGGGGAGCACCAGACTCATCAGCTGAATCAGTACCCGCCGCCGCAGCATCCAGACCCGTCCATGGCTTCCACCTCCACCGGCGGCGGCTTCGGCAAGGCCAAGATGTGGGAAGACGAATCCCACCGAATCGACGGCGGGATGGACGAGCTTCTGGCGGTGTTGGGGTACAAGGTTCGGTCTTCGGACATGGCGGAGGTTGCTCAGAAGCTTGAGCAGCTTGAAGAATTCATGGGTTGTGCTCAGGAAGATGGACTCTCTCAGCTCGCTTCTGACACCGTTCACTATAACCCGGCGGATCTGTCGACGTGGCTTGAGAGCATGATCTCCGAGATAAACCTCCCGCCTCCTAATTTCGATCCTTTAATGGGCGGTGCCGTCGCTGGGATGCAGCCTAATCAGCAGCAAGTGCAGCTCGTTGACGACCCGTTTTTAGCTAGGGGGGAGTCGTCCATCACCACCGTCGATTTCCCAGATCAGCGGAAGAGCAAATCCATTAGCACATCACCTCCCCAAACTGTGTTCGAAGACTGCAACTCTTCTTCTAGCTACTACGACTTCAAATCTATCCCCGGAAACGCCGTGTTCACCCAAACCCGCCTCGACTCTCCGTCGCGGGAGCCCAAGCGTCTCAAATCCTCATCCGGGTCTTCTCCCTCCGAACTCCTCTTCAACCGCCCCGCCGCCTCTTCCCTTCCACAACCACAACAACCCATCTCCCTCCCCGCCACCGCCGAGTCATCACCAACCCGCCCAGCCCTCATTGTCGATTCGCAGGAAAACGGAGTCCGACTCGTTCACGGCCTCATGGCCTGCGCGGAAGCCGTCCAGCAGAACAACTTCAACCTCGCCAAAGCTCTAGTGACCCAGATCGGCTACCTGGCAGGTTCACAAGCAGGTGCCATGCGTAAAGTCGCCACCTTCTTCGCCGAAGCTCTGGCCCAACGAATCTTCCAAGTCTACCCTCAGTCGCCGATCGACCACTCCTTCTCAGACATGCTGCAGATGCACTTCTACGAGACCTGCCCCAACCTGAAATTCGCCCACTTCACCGCCAATCAAGCCATCCTCGAATCCCTCCAGGGAAAAACCAGAGTCCACGTTATCGACTTCTCGATGAACCAGGGGATGCAGTGGCCCGCTCTGATGCAGGCGTTGGCGCTCAGACCCGGCGGCCCGCCCGCTTTTCGGCTCACGGGTATCGGGCCGCCAGCTTCGGATAACTCCGACCATCTGCAGGAGGTGGGTTGGAAGCTCGCCCAATTGGCTGAAACCATCCACGTCGAGTTTGAATACAGAGGATTTGTGGCAAACAGCTTGGCCGATCTTGACGCGTCGATGCTTGAACTCAGACCGAGTGAGGTTGAGTCGGTGGCGGTCAACTCGGTCTTCGAGTTGCACAAGCTGCTGGCCCGACCGGGTGCGATTGAGAAGGTGTTATCGGTGGTGAAGCAAATGAAGCCGGAGATTGtgacggtggtggagcaggagGCGAACCACAACGGTCCGGTGTTCATGGACCGGTTCAACGAGTCGCTCCACTATTACTCGACCCTGTTTGACTCGCTGGAGGGATCGGCGAACAGTCGGGATAAGGTGATGTCGGAAGTGTACTTGGGGAAGCAGATCTGCAACGTGGTGGCGTGCGAAGGGGTGGACCGGGTCGAGAGGCACGAGACGTTGACCCAGTGGCGAGCCCGGTTCGGCTCGGCAGATTTCGTCCCGGTTCATCTCGGTTCGAACGCGTTCAAGCAAGCGAGTATGCTGCTGGCGTTGTTCGCCGGCGGAGATGGGTACCGGGTGGAGGAGAACGACGGGTGTATGATGTTGGCCTGGCACACTCGCCCGCTTATCGCCACCTCGGCTTGGAAACCCGCTTATAACTCGGTCATGGCTCACTGA